Proteins encoded in a region of the Streptomyces sp. NBC_00258 genome:
- a CDS encoding MarR family winged helix-turn-helix transcriptional regulator, with the protein MEDEVDRLVAAWRRERPDLDVEPLEVLSRVSRLARHLDRARRIAFAEHALEPWEFDVLTALRRAGTPYQLSPGQLLTQTLVTSGTMTNRIDRLAKKGLVERLPDPSDRRGVLVRLTEDGRDRADQALAGLLDQERAILAELSRAQRGELAGLLRQLTAPFDNIPG; encoded by the coding sequence ATGGAGGACGAGGTCGATCGGCTGGTCGCTGCGTGGCGCCGGGAGCGCCCTGACCTCGACGTGGAACCGCTCGAGGTACTCAGCCGGGTGAGCAGGCTCGCCAGACACCTGGACCGCGCACGCCGGATCGCGTTCGCCGAGCATGCCCTGGAGCCCTGGGAGTTCGACGTCCTGACGGCGCTGAGGCGCGCGGGGACTCCGTACCAGCTCTCCCCCGGCCAGCTGCTCACCCAGACGCTCGTCACCTCGGGCACGATGACGAACCGCATCGACCGGCTGGCGAAAAAGGGCCTGGTGGAGCGGCTCCCCGACCCCAGCGACCGCCGCGGTGTACTCGTACGCCTCACCGAGGACGGCCGCGACCGCGCGGACCAGGCACTGGCCGGACTCCTCGACCAGGAGCGCGCGATCCTGGCGGAACTCAGCAGGGCCCAGCGCGGCGAACTCGCCGGGCTGCTACGCCAGCTGACCGCCCCGTTCGACAACATCCCCGGCTAG
- a CDS encoding LuxR C-terminal-related transcriptional regulator, whose protein sequence is MVRIRVLVVDDHRIFAESLAAALAAEPDVDVSAAGSGPAALRCLERAAAEGRRFDVLLVDADLGGNVPGARPAVPVHDNNEEGLVDGISLVAGVRSGQPTVRTVVLAEKDDPRRAALALQAGASGWVAKDCSLSRLLTVIRGVLRDETHLPPALLTGVLRELTAARKHRTESERLVESLTPREREVLRCMVAGLGRKAVAERLFLSPHTVRTHMQNVLGKLGVHSTLAAVALARRAGVGPVDLAGDVVERGGQLA, encoded by the coding sequence GTGGTTCGCATCCGTGTCCTGGTCGTCGACGACCACCGTATCTTCGCCGAGTCGCTCGCCGCCGCCCTGGCCGCCGAGCCCGACGTGGACGTCTCCGCGGCCGGCAGCGGTCCTGCCGCGCTGCGCTGCCTGGAGCGGGCGGCCGCCGAGGGCCGCAGATTCGACGTGCTCCTCGTCGACGCCGACCTGGGCGGCAACGTGCCGGGCGCCCGCCCGGCCGTACCCGTCCACGACAACAACGAAGAAGGCCTGGTCGACGGCATCTCGCTGGTCGCGGGCGTCCGTTCGGGCCAGCCCACCGTCCGTACGGTCGTGCTCGCCGAGAAGGACGACCCGCGTCGCGCGGCGCTCGCCCTGCAGGCCGGCGCCTCGGGCTGGGTCGCCAAGGACTGCTCGCTGTCCCGGCTGCTCACCGTCATCCGGGGCGTACTGCGGGACGAGACGCATCTGCCGCCGGCGCTGCTCACCGGCGTGCTGCGCGAGCTGACCGCCGCGCGGAAGCACCGTACGGAGAGCGAGCGGCTGGTGGAGTCGTTGACTCCGCGGGAGCGGGAAGTGTTGCGGTGCATGGTCGCGGGGCTGGGGCGCAAGGCCGTCGCCGAGCGGCTGTTCCTCTCGCCGCACACGGTCCGTACGCATATGCAGAACGTGCTGGGGAAGCTCGGTGTGCACTCGACGCTCGCCGCCGTGGCGCTCGCCCGGCGGGCCGGGGTCGGGCCCGTCGACCTAGCCGGGGATGTTGTCGAACGGGGCGGTCAGCTGGCGTAG
- a CDS encoding GNAT family N-acetyltransferase yields MVSRMFRIETEVDKERSQFLRSRLRDANMAASPVLRSLRGTPGEREVPLQVWALDPAGGVVGGLVGHTWAGWLHVTYLWVDERRRGAGLGSHLLSRAEHLARTSRGCRNSRLETWDFQAPAFYRKQGYEVVCEIPDYPPGITEYTLTKHLA; encoded by the coding sequence ATGGTGAGCCGTATGTTTCGTATTGAGACTGAAGTCGACAAAGAGCGTAGTCAATTCCTGCGTTCACGGCTACGGGACGCGAACATGGCTGCGTCTCCGGTGCTCCGTTCTCTGCGCGGAACCCCTGGTGAACGGGAAGTTCCGCTCCAGGTATGGGCGTTGGATCCGGCCGGTGGGGTCGTGGGGGGTCTGGTCGGGCACACGTGGGCGGGGTGGCTGCACGTGACGTATCTCTGGGTCGACGAGCGCCGTCGTGGTGCCGGTCTTGGCTCGCACCTTCTGTCCCGTGCGGAACATCTGGCCCGTACGTCCCGCGGTTGCCGCAACTCCCGGCTGGAGACGTGGGATTTCCAGGCCCCGGCCTTCTACCGGAAACAGGGCTACGAGGTGGTGTGCGAGATCCCGGACTATCCCCCGGGCATCACGGAGTACACCCTGACGAAGCACCTCGCCTGA
- the galK gene encoding galactokinase, with protein MGAQQVREGFEALFGAAPDGVWAAPGRVNLIGEYTDFNEGFVMPLALPHTAVAAVSRRDDGVLRIHSADIEGPVVELHVDELAPLTNTSWAAYPAGVVWVLREAGHAVTGADIHLASTVPTGAGLSSSAALEVVTALALNDLFELGLTRPELARVSQRAENDFVGVPCGIMDQTASACSTEGHALHLDCRDLSIRQVPFDLPAHGLRLLVVDTRVKHALGDGEYAERREGCEEGARQLGVPFLRDVRFEDLEASLARLSDERVRRYVRHVVSDDHRVDEVIALLDAGDVRGIGPILTSGHASLRDDLRISCPELDLVVATANEAGALGARMTGGGFGGSAIVLVESSDSDTVTKAVEEAFAAAGFTAPRVFPAVPSEGARRVS; from the coding sequence GTGGGGGCACAGCAGGTACGCGAAGGGTTCGAAGCGCTCTTCGGGGCGGCCCCCGACGGTGTCTGGGCGGCACCCGGCCGGGTCAACCTGATCGGTGAGTACACGGACTTCAACGAGGGCTTCGTGATGCCGCTCGCGCTGCCGCACACGGCGGTGGCGGCGGTCTCGCGCCGCGACGACGGCGTACTCCGCATCCACTCGGCCGACATCGAGGGCCCGGTCGTCGAACTGCACGTCGACGAACTGGCGCCGCTGACGAACACGAGCTGGGCCGCCTACCCGGCGGGGGTCGTCTGGGTCCTGCGCGAGGCCGGTCACGCCGTCACCGGCGCGGACATCCACCTCGCCTCGACGGTCCCGACGGGCGCGGGCCTGTCGTCCTCGGCCGCGCTGGAGGTGGTCACGGCCCTGGCGCTGAACGACCTGTTCGAGCTGGGCCTCACGCGTCCGGAGCTGGCCCGGGTCTCCCAGCGGGCGGAGAACGACTTCGTGGGCGTGCCCTGCGGAATCATGGACCAGACGGCGTCCGCCTGCTCCACGGAGGGCCACGCCCTCCACCTCGACTGCCGTGACCTGTCCATCCGGCAGGTCCCGTTCGACCTGCCGGCCCACGGGCTGAGGCTCCTCGTGGTCGACACCCGTGTGAAGCACGCTCTGGGCGACGGGGAGTACGCGGAGCGGCGGGAGGGCTGCGAGGAGGGGGCGCGGCAGCTCGGTGTTCCCTTCCTTCGGGACGTCCGCTTCGAGGACCTGGAGGCTTCCCTCGCGCGTCTGTCCGACGAGCGGGTGCGTCGCTATGTGCGGCATGTGGTGTCCGACGACCATCGGGTCGATGAGGTCATCGCGTTGCTGGACGCGGGGGATGTGCGTGGCATCGGGCCGATCCTGACGTCCGGTCATGCCTCGTTGCGGGACGATCTGCGGATCTCGTGCCCGGAGCTGGATCTGGTGGTTGCCACGGCGAACGAGGCGGGGGCGCTTGGCGCTCGCATGACCGGGGGCGGGTTCGGCGGCTCGGCGATCGTGTTGGTGGAGTCCTCGGACTCGGACACGGTCACCAAGGCGGTGGAGGAGGCCTTCGCGGCCGCCGGCTTCACCGCGCCGCGGGTGTTCCCGGCGGTGCCTTCTGAGGGTGCTCGGCGGGTGAGCTGA
- the galE gene encoding UDP-glucose 4-epimerase GalE — protein sequence MSGKYLVTGGAGYVGSVVAQHLLEAGHEVTVLDNLSTGFREGVPAGAEFIEGDIRDAAKWLDSSFDAVLHFAAFSQVGESVVKPEKYWDNNVGGTMALLAAMRSAGVRKLVFSSTAATYGEPETTPIVESAPTSPTNPYGASKLAVDHMITGEAAAHGLAAVSLRYFNVAGAYGACGERHDPESHLIPLVLQVAQGRRDAISVYGDDYPTPDGTCIRDYIHVADLAEAHLLAVAAAQPGEHLICNLGNGNGFSVREVVETVRRVTGHPIPEVAAPRRAGDPAVLVASAATARERLGWNPSRADLAGIVADAWEFAQHIATSQSSAQSKSKEN from the coding sequence ATGAGTGGGAAGTACCTGGTCACCGGCGGTGCGGGCTATGTGGGCAGTGTGGTCGCCCAGCATCTGCTGGAGGCGGGCCACGAGGTGACCGTCCTCGACAACCTCTCCACCGGCTTCCGCGAGGGCGTGCCCGCGGGCGCCGAATTCATCGAGGGCGACATCCGCGACGCCGCCAAGTGGCTGGACTCCTCGTTCGACGCCGTGCTCCACTTCGCCGCGTTCTCGCAGGTCGGCGAGTCGGTCGTGAAGCCCGAGAAGTACTGGGACAACAACGTCGGCGGCACGATGGCCCTGCTGGCGGCCATGCGCTCGGCGGGCGTCCGCAAGCTGGTCTTCTCCTCCACGGCGGCGACGTACGGCGAGCCGGAGACCACCCCGATCGTCGAGTCCGCCCCGACGTCCCCGACCAACCCGTACGGCGCCTCCAAGCTCGCCGTCGACCACATGATCACCGGCGAGGCGGCCGCGCACGGACTCGCGGCGGTGTCGCTGCGCTACTTCAACGTGGCGGGCGCGTACGGCGCGTGCGGCGAGCGGCACGACCCCGAGTCGCACCTGATCCCGCTGGTCCTCCAGGTCGCCCAGGGCCGCCGCGACGCCATCTCCGTCTACGGCGACGACTACCCGACCCCGGACGGCACCTGCATCCGCGACTACATCCACGTCGCGGACCTGGCGGAGGCCCACCTGCTGGCCGTCGCCGCCGCGCAGCCGGGCGAGCACCTGATCTGCAACCTCGGCAACGGCAACGGCTTCTCGGTCCGCGAGGTCGTCGAGACCGTCCGCCGGGTGACCGGACACCCGATCCCCGAGGTCGCGGCCCCGCGCCGCGCCGGTGACCCGGCCGTCCTCGTCGCCTCCGCGGCCACGGCCCGCGAACGGCTCGGCTGGAACCCGTCCCGCGCGGATCTCGCGGGGATCGTCGCGGACGCGTGGGAGTTCGCGCAGCACATCGCGACGTCGCAGTCGTCGGCGCAGTCGAAGTCGAAGGAGAACTAG
- the galT gene encoding galactose-1-phosphate uridylyltransferase, whose product MKKTSTRLADGRELIYYDSRDDTVRDAVDRRPLDRTVTTSEVRRDPLLGDAVAIASHRQGRTYHPPADECPLCPSEGDRLSEIPDSSYDVAVFENRFPSLAGDSGRCEVVCFTSDHGASFADLTEEQAGLVLDAWTDRTAELSHLPSVEQVFCFENRGAEIGVTLGHPHGQIYAYPFTTPRTALMLRSLAAHKEGTGGENLFDAVLEKELAGERIVLETDHWVAFVPYAAHWPYEVHLYPRRRVPDLLGLDEGARTEFPQVYLELLRRFDRIFGEGEPRTPYISAWHQAPFGTLEEFDGVVREDFALHLELFTIRRTSGKLKFLAGSESGMSVFINDVPPEAAAQRLREVASS is encoded by the coding sequence GTGAAGAAGACCTCGACCCGACTGGCCGACGGTCGTGAGCTCATCTACTACGACTCGCGCGACGACACGGTGCGCGACGCGGTGGACCGGCGCCCGCTCGACCGGACGGTCACCACATCGGAGGTACGCCGCGATCCGCTGCTCGGTGACGCGGTGGCCATCGCCTCCCACCGGCAGGGCCGGACCTACCACCCGCCGGCTGACGAATGCCCGCTGTGCCCCTCCGAGGGCGACCGGCTGAGCGAGATCCCGGACTCCTCGTACGACGTCGCGGTCTTCGAGAACCGCTTCCCGTCGCTGGCCGGGGACTCCGGTCGCTGCGAGGTCGTCTGCTTCACCTCGGACCACGGCGCGTCCTTCGCCGATCTGACCGAGGAGCAGGCGGGTCTGGTCCTGGACGCGTGGACCGACCGCACGGCCGAGCTGTCGCATCTCCCCTCCGTGGAGCAGGTGTTCTGTTTCGAGAACCGCGGCGCCGAGATCGGCGTGACGCTCGGACATCCGCACGGGCAGATCTACGCGTACCCGTTCACGACGCCTCGAACGGCCCTGATGCTGCGGTCGCTCGCGGCACACAAGGAGGGGACGGGCGGGGAGAACCTCTTCGACGCCGTGCTGGAGAAGGAACTGGCCGGCGAGCGGATCGTGCTGGAGACCGACCACTGGGTGGCCTTCGTGCCGTACGCCGCGCACTGGCCGTACGAGGTGCACCTCTACCCGCGCCGCCGCGTGCCGGACCTGCTGGGTCTCGACGAGGGGGCACGCACAGAATTCCCCCAGGTCTATCTGGAACTGTTGAGGCGCTTCGACCGGATCTTCGGCGAGGGTGAACCGCGCACGCCGTACATCTCGGCCTGGCACCAGGCGCCGTTCGGCACGCTGGAGGAGTTCGACGGTGTGGTGAGGGAGGACTTCGCGCTCCACCTCGAGCTTTTCACCATCCGCCGTACGTCCGGCAAGCTGAAGTTCCTCGCGGGTTCCGAGTCCGGCATGAGTGTGTTCATCAACGACGTGCCGCCGGAGGCCGCGGCCCAGCGACTGCGAGAGGTAGCGAGTTCATGA
- a CDS encoding sodium:solute symporter family protein: MQTPTDPAPTSPVHLAAELRLPTNWLDYTILAIYFVVVLGIGFAARRSVKTSLDFFLSGRSLPAWVTGLAFIAANLGATEILGMAANSAQYGVYTVHWYWIGAIPAMVFLGLVMMPFYYGSKVRSVPEFLLLRFDKGAHLLSSILFAFAAILIAGVNLYALAIVVEALLGWPQWVSIVVAGFFVLGYITLGGLSSAIYNEVLQFFVILAALIPLSVLGLKKVGGWDGLTDSLTASHGADFTTAWGGTGIGSDNPLGANWLTIVLGLGFVLSFGYWTTNFAEVQRALSAKNLSAAQRTPLIAAFPKIFIVFLVMIPGLVAAVLVPKIGTSGSDLQYNDAIPYLMEDLLPNGVLGIAVTGLLAAFMAGMAANISSFNTVFTTDIWQKYVKRDEEDTYYVRFGRLITAAGVLASIGTAFLASSFSNIMSYLQTLFSFFNVPMFVVFIIGMFWKRASMKSGFWGLLAGTTAAMINYFVLYKQDIIGIPSDQGANFVSAIAGFVAGAVVMFAVSLFTAPKPAEELQGLVYGTTSPGMEEPPAKGDDAWYRKPALLGWGAIILAAACYIPFSF; encoded by the coding sequence ATGCAGACCCCCACAGATCCAGCCCCCACATCGCCCGTGCACCTGGCGGCGGAGCTGCGCCTCCCCACCAACTGGCTCGACTACACGATCCTGGCGATCTACTTCGTCGTCGTGCTCGGCATCGGCTTCGCGGCCCGCCGCTCGGTGAAGACCAGCCTCGACTTCTTCCTCTCCGGGCGTTCGCTGCCCGCCTGGGTGACCGGTCTCGCGTTCATCGCCGCCAACCTGGGCGCGACCGAGATCCTCGGCATGGCCGCCAACAGCGCCCAGTACGGCGTCTACACCGTGCACTGGTACTGGATCGGCGCCATCCCCGCCATGGTCTTCCTGGGCCTGGTGATGATGCCCTTCTACTACGGCTCGAAGGTCAGGTCCGTCCCCGAGTTCCTGCTGCTGCGCTTCGACAAGGGGGCGCATCTGCTCAGCTCGATCCTGTTCGCGTTCGCCGCGATCCTCATCGCCGGGGTGAACCTCTACGCGCTCGCCATCGTCGTCGAGGCACTGCTCGGCTGGCCGCAGTGGGTGTCGATCGTCGTCGCGGGCTTCTTCGTGCTCGGCTACATCACCCTCGGCGGTCTGTCGTCAGCGATCTACAACGAGGTGCTGCAGTTCTTCGTGATCCTCGCCGCGCTGATCCCGCTCTCGGTGCTCGGGCTGAAGAAGGTCGGCGGCTGGGACGGCCTGACCGACTCCCTGACGGCGTCCCACGGAGCCGACTTCACCACCGCGTGGGGCGGCACCGGAATCGGCAGCGACAACCCGCTCGGCGCCAACTGGCTCACCATCGTCCTGGGCCTCGGCTTCGTGCTGTCCTTTGGCTACTGGACGACGAACTTCGCCGAGGTGCAGCGCGCCCTGTCCGCGAAGAACCTCTCCGCGGCCCAGCGCACCCCGCTCATCGCCGCGTTCCCGAAGATCTTCATCGTCTTCCTGGTGATGATCCCGGGGCTCGTCGCGGCCGTGCTCGTGCCGAAGATCGGGACCTCCGGGTCCGACCTCCAGTACAACGACGCGATCCCGTACCTGATGGAGGACCTGCTGCCCAACGGCGTCCTCGGGATCGCGGTGACCGGTCTGCTGGCGGCCTTCATGGCGGGCATGGCGGCCAACATCTCGTCCTTCAACACCGTCTTCACCACGGACATCTGGCAGAAGTACGTGAAGCGCGACGAGGAGGACACGTACTACGTGCGCTTCGGCCGTCTCATCACGGCCGCCGGCGTGCTGGCGTCGATCGGGACGGCGTTCCTCGCCTCCTCCTTCTCGAACATCATGAGCTACCTCCAGACGCTGTTCTCCTTCTTCAACGTGCCGATGTTCGTCGTCTTCATCATCGGCATGTTCTGGAAGCGCGCGTCCATGAAGTCCGGCTTCTGGGGCCTGCTCGCGGGCACCACGGCCGCGATGATCAACTACTTCGTCCTCTACAAGCAGGACATCATCGGCATCCCCTCCGACCAGGGCGCCAACTTCGTCTCCGCGATCGCCGGGTTCGTGGCCGGCGCGGTGGTCATGTTCGCCGTCTCCCTCTTCACCGCGCCGAAGCCCGCGGAGGAACTCCAGGGCCTGGTGTACGGGACCACCTCGCCCGGCATGGAGGAGCCGCCGGCCAAGGGCGACGACGCCTGGTACCGCAAGCCGGCCCTGCTCGGCTGGGGCGCGATCATCCTGGCCGCCGCCTGCTACATCCCCTTCTCCTTCTGA
- a CDS encoding helix-turn-helix transcriptional regulator, giving the protein MGVRLMVVDDHRLLAEALASALKLRGHRVLAAAAPAAGAAELVITRAPEVCLIGTATPAEPGMFDPVVRIKRERPQVAVLVLGPVPNPRGIAAAFAAGASGYVRHDERIEGVERAIMKARAGEAAVAPQLLQGAFSELLNPAAQPDDEGQRLLQMLTPREVEVLVRVADGEDTRLIAAGMGIAPSTARTHVQRVLMKLGVGSRLEAAALAARTGLLDRAGPIQHPAPDTGSEV; this is encoded by the coding sequence ATGGGAGTGCGGCTCATGGTGGTCGACGACCACCGACTGCTCGCCGAGGCGTTGGCCTCGGCCTTGAAGCTGCGCGGGCACCGCGTGCTGGCCGCGGCCGCGCCTGCCGCGGGAGCGGCGGAGCTGGTGATCACGAGGGCGCCGGAGGTGTGCCTGATCGGCACGGCGACGCCCGCCGAACCGGGCATGTTCGACCCGGTGGTGAGGATCAAGCGGGAGCGGCCGCAGGTCGCGGTGCTGGTCCTCGGACCGGTGCCGAACCCGCGCGGAATCGCCGCGGCGTTCGCCGCGGGAGCGTCCGGCTACGTACGGCACGACGAGCGGATAGAGGGTGTCGAGCGGGCCATCATGAAGGCCCGGGCGGGGGAGGCGGCCGTGGCGCCGCAGCTTCTGCAGGGCGCCTTCAGTGAACTGCTCAACCCGGCCGCGCAGCCCGACGACGAGGGCCAGCGGCTCCTCCAGATGCTGACGCCGAGAGAGGTCGAGGTGCTGGTGAGGGTGGCCGACGGCGAGGACACGCGGCTCATCGCGGCCGGCATGGGCATAGCGCCGAGCACCGCGCGGACCCACGTGCAGCGCGTACTGATGAAGCTGGGCGTCGGCTCCCGGCTGGAGGCGGCCGCGCTCGCCGCCCGTACGGGGCTGCTGGACCGCGCGGGGCCGATTCAGCACCCGGCGCCGGACACGGGGTCCGAGGTCTAG
- a CDS encoding outer membrane protein assembly factor BamB family protein produces MSQPPPPPPNQPPQGGGFGAPQDPPPGGFGAPTPPPTPPPATPPAGPPQQQPGYGYPQAPGQAPQTPPPAGPPSAPPQQPYGYPQAPGAPQGGPQTPPAQPGYGYPGQQQPGYGYPGQQPQYGYQQPGTMPMQPQAPQGGRKVNPQVAIIVSAVVAIALIVGGGVWYANSSGKSDDKDTSAGPGGTEGKDDNNGGDDVGGSGGTEKVPSSTSAKVLFQLPAAEVPKKDVWSVAGSWLTDKVYAKSGPSEVVGYDPDTGKESWTLPLTGLTCAGSPEVTKDGVAVVVAEDAKRTKANPYPECTEVTAFNLNTGKALWTKSVAPNGGEKAAFKEVSITGTTVAAGSGLNGGAAFDISNGKILWQPKVGTCEDVGYAGGEQLVAVRKCGDYGNEKYEVQLLDPKAGTVKWSYKLPAGIDNAKVISTKPVVFGVDSGEITASGATDVFSLDDSGKLRTKITLEDGKYEHDCGVNKIHNCRSIAVGNDRLYVPTKQHEGAEQYSRVNEIVSFSLATGKPTSDRADAGDGYEILPIRMDGGNVIAYKNGPYDKGSQVVSIDGKTFKETKLLETPAEAQVRSAISSISPSSAELRYTSGRLFMAQELISAPYSADDKEYAAIGFGAN; encoded by the coding sequence ATGAGTCAGCCGCCGCCCCCGCCGCCCAACCAGCCGCCCCAGGGAGGCGGTTTCGGCGCCCCGCAGGACCCGCCTCCGGGTGGCTTCGGTGCGCCCACCCCGCCGCCCACCCCGCCGCCCGCCACTCCGCCCGCCGGGCCTCCGCAGCAGCAGCCGGGCTACGGCTACCCGCAGGCGCCGGGGCAGGCACCCCAGACCCCGCCCCCGGCCGGGCCCCCGTCGGCCCCGCCGCAGCAGCCGTACGGCTACCCGCAGGCGCCCGGCGCGCCCCAGGGAGGCCCGCAGACGCCGCCGGCCCAGCCGGGCTACGGCTACCCGGGCCAGCAGCAGCCCGGTTACGGCTATCCGGGCCAGCAGCCCCAGTACGGCTACCAGCAGCCCGGCACCATGCCGATGCAGCCGCAGGCTCCGCAGGGCGGGCGCAAGGTCAACCCGCAGGTGGCGATCATCGTCTCGGCCGTCGTGGCGATCGCGCTCATCGTCGGCGGCGGTGTCTGGTACGCGAACTCGTCCGGCAAGAGCGACGACAAGGACACCTCGGCGGGCCCCGGCGGCACCGAAGGCAAGGACGACAACAACGGCGGCGACGACGTCGGCGGAAGCGGCGGCACGGAGAAGGTGCCCTCCAGCACCAGCGCCAAGGTCCTCTTCCAGCTGCCCGCGGCGGAGGTGCCCAAGAAGGACGTCTGGAGCGTCGCCGGCTCCTGGCTGACCGACAAGGTGTACGCCAAGTCCGGCCCCAGTGAGGTTGTCGGCTACGACCCGGACACCGGCAAGGAGTCCTGGACGCTGCCGCTGACGGGGCTGACCTGCGCCGGTTCCCCCGAGGTCACCAAGGACGGCGTCGCCGTGGTGGTCGCCGAGGACGCCAAGCGCACCAAGGCGAACCCGTACCCGGAGTGCACCGAGGTCACCGCGTTCAACCTGAACACCGGCAAGGCGCTCTGGACGAAGTCCGTGGCCCCCAACGGCGGTGAGAAGGCCGCGTTCAAGGAAGTCAGCATCACCGGCACCACGGTCGCGGCCGGCTCCGGCCTCAACGGCGGCGCCGCCTTCGACATCAGCAACGGCAAGATCCTCTGGCAGCCGAAGGTCGGCACGTGCGAGGACGTCGGCTACGCGGGCGGCGAGCAGCTCGTCGCGGTCCGCAAGTGCGGCGACTACGGCAACGAGAAGTACGAGGTCCAGCTGCTCGACCCGAAGGCGGGCACCGTCAAGTGGAGCTACAAGCTCCCCGCGGGCATCGACAACGCCAAGGTCATCTCCACCAAGCCGGTCGTCTTCGGTGTGGACTCCGGCGAGATCACCGCGTCCGGCGCGACGGACGTCTTCTCGCTGGACGACAGCGGCAAGCTGCGCACCAAGATCACGCTGGAGGACGGCAAGTACGAGCACGACTGCGGTGTGAACAAGATCCACAACTGCCGCTCGATCGCGGTCGGCAACGACAGGCTGTACGTGCCGACCAAGCAGCACGAGGGCGCCGAGCAGTACTCCCGGGTCAACGAGATCGTGTCCTTCTCGCTGGCCACGGGCAAGCCCACGAGCGACCGGGCCGACGCCGGTGACGGCTACGAGATCCTGCCGATCCGGATGGACGGCGGCAACGTCATCGCGTACAAGAACGGCCCGTACGACAAGGGTTCCCAGGTCGTCTCCATCGACGGCAAGACCTTCAAGGAGACCAAGCTCCTGGAGACCCCGGCCGAGGCCCAGGTCCGCAGCGCGATCAGCAGCATCAGCCCGAGCAGCGCGGAGCTGCGGTACACCAGCGGCAGGCTCTTCATGGCTCAGGAGCTGATCAGCGCGCCGTACTCCGCGGACGACAAGGAGTACGCGGCGATCGGCTTCGGCGCCAACTAG